The window CAAAGGGAAATGAAAATAGTAAACAGTAAGCAGTGAGCAGTAAACAGGAAAGGCAGTCTTTATCTGCTAACTGCTTACCGCTTACTGCTTACTTGGGGTCATTTTCGGATGAACCGCCATGAGCCTTCGGCTCACAAAGGTTGATGAAAATGAGGCCACCTCCCCTTAGTCCCCTCCCGCAAGGGGAGGGGAGATATGAAAGTATGCATAATCTCCCCCCTCCCTTGACGGGAGGGGGGTAGGGGTAGGGTGAGCTATGGAGATTTTCGGATGCAAGACAACGACATTCACAAAATAATAACCATCTTAAAAAAAGATGTAGATAAGTGGAGCACCCCTGCTGTAAGCATCGTCGCAGAAAATACCAAGGATCCATTTAAGGTACTTATTTCCTGCATAATCAGCCTGAGGACTAAAGATACTACAACAGCCGCTGCATCCGGAAGGCTGTTTGCTCTTGCAGATACGCCGGAGGCTTTGATGAGTCTTCCGGTTGAAAAGATAGAAGAGGCTATCTTCCCTGCCGGGTTTTACAGGGTTAAGGCAGGAAATATTATTGAGATTTGTAAGAGACTTGTGGAAGATTATAATTCAATTGTCCCTGATGATATAGATGAGCTTCTAAAGCTGAAGGGTGTCGGCCGCAAGACGGCAAACCTTGTTGTTACTATTGGTTATGATAAAGATGGTATTTGTGTTGATACGCATGTTCACAGGATTTCCAACCGGTGGGGTTATATAAAAACTAAGACACCGGATGAATCTGAAGAAGCCCTTAGAAAGAAATTGCCACGGAAGTACTGGAAGATATATAATGACCTCCTGGTTACATTCGGACAGAATCTTTGCAAGCCTGTTTCTCCTATTTGCAGTGAGTGCAATATTGTAAAATATTGTGCGAGAATAGGCGTTAAAACATTCCGATAATAAAACTTCAAGAAATGGAAAACAATTCAACTGACTCAAAAAGCCTATCTTATGCTATTAAAGATGGTGTCTACTTTGCCACAATGGTAGGGATTGGTGAAAGCTATATAAGCCCCTTTGCCATATTCCTCCAGGCAACCAACTCTCAGATAGGATTTCTTGCATCTATCCCCCCGCTATTGGGGGCATTGGTTCAATTAATATCAATCAATATCCTTAACCGTATCCGAAACCGCTTGACCATTATGCTCATTGGGGTTATCTCGCAGGCGCTTACATGGATTCCTATCCTTTTACTCCCTTTTCTTTTCAGACCTTATGCGGCATATCTCTTAATATTGTGTGTAACCATATACTTTGCCGGAGGAAACCTCGGCACACCTCCCTGGAACAGCCTGATGGGGGATATTGTCCCTGAAAGGACACGCAGTACGTATTTTGGTTACAGAAACAAGATAATGAGTATCTTTACATTAGGTTCATTGGTAATTGGCGGGGGGATTCTCCATATTACGGAAAAATCCGGGGCATCATGGGTATGGATAGGTTTTTCTATACTATTTTTTATAGCCCTGATTGCAAGACTTATGTCAGCCTATTCTTTATCAAAGATAATAAACCCGCCTTATGATGTAGATGGCAAAGATGATTTCGGTGTAGTTGAATTTCTTGCAGGTTTCAGGCACTCAAGTTTTGTCCGTTTTGTTGTGTATGTCGGGTTAATGCACTTTTCAGTAATGATGGCCGGTCCATTCTTTTCAGTCTTTATGCTCAGGGACCTCCATTTTTCCTACCTCCAGTTTATGACAGTCTCTGCAACTGCTGTACTTATACAGTTCCTGACATTACATAACTGGGGTAAATTCGGGGATAAATTCGGTAACAGAAAGATACTTGAAATTACAGGTTTTACATTACCTGTTGTTCCTGTTTTATGGCTGTTTTCCTCACACTTCTATTATATCCTTATGGTACAGATGCTGGCAGGTTTATCATGGGCTGGTTTCAGCCTTAGTATGGGTAATTTTATTTATGACTCAATCCCATCTCCTAAATTAGCCAAGAGTTTTGCGATATTTAATGTATTGATTGCAGTCGGGACATTTGCAGGGGCAATATCAGGAGGTTGGTTATCAAGTTATCTTCCGGTATCCATCTCCATTTCTAATATTAGGATTAGCATGACTTCAAATCTTCAATGGCTCTTTTTAAGCTCAGGGGTATTGAGACTATGTATGGCATTAATATTTTTGCCTACTATAAAGGAAATAAAAAAGGTCGAACCGATTACAATAAAGCAGTTGGTTTTCAGGGTAACCTCACTGAGGCCAATCTCTGGCCTCAGGTTTGATGTTTTTACAGGCAATCCAAAAGGTAAAAATAAGACAGATAAAGAATAATTATCTATATCTTCTTCAGTACTATCTTATTCCCCGGATATTCAACAAGGACTGTATCCTCTGAAATCCTTTCAGTCCTTAAACTCCCTTCGACCTTAGTCTCTGCCTTAGCAACAGCAGTCACCTCAGGTTTGTTCTGCTGATATTTTTCTGAAATCTTTCTTAATGTCTTATTGGCATGGTCAAGTATCTCGATAACTGCGTTAAGTGCCTGCTGTAATTCCATAACAGCCGACTTCCAGTCTTTTTTTGCCATGAAATAATTAAACTTTGCAAGATGGAGGTCCATTGCAATCTTACTTGTCTGCGGGTCGCGTAATTTCTGTTCGTTTTCCATTGTCATCTCCTTTGTGAGTTTGTTTTAAATGTCATGTTCAGATATGAATTGCAAAAACTGTGCAATTCTGAAAAAATCCGGCAAAACCCATTTAAAACATATAAAACACTATGATAACTCAGCAAATTATTATTATTTATGAATAGTTGTATAGGAATCCTGTTTTAAAATGTGTAACCAAAGTACCTAAAAGAGGTAATTGGAGTGGATTTTGTGCCTATATATTACACACAAGTAAAACCTGCAACCTTATTATACAGTTAATCTTAATTTACACATGTTTTTATATAATGTCTGATAAAAATTCAGAGGTTGCTATTAGCTTCATATCACTTTCTCTAAGAGAGGGTATAAGTGGAACAACTATATAATCACCCGGTTTAATCCTATATTTCTTATTGAGATTATTGGCATTTCTTATTGTTGATTTATCTACTCTGTACTTTTTTGCTATTTTAGATACAGTGTCTCCCTTCCTTACTCTATATTCCCTGTAAACCCCTCTTTTTGAAAGAGGCAGCTTATTGTAGGTTTCGACAATGGAGGGCCCTGCCCCTTCAGGCACACGCAGAGTATAGTATATTTCTACAGAAGGGGTTATCTGGCTTTTAAGCTCCGGGTTAAGTTTCCTGAGTTCCTCATAATCAGCATCTGATATTTTTGTAATACTATTGAGGTCAATACCACCTGGTACTTCTATCACATCATATTTAATAGCAGGGCCGTCTGTGATAGTGAATCCAAAGTCATCGGGATTTTTTGCAAGGATTACTGCTGCCATAAACTTGGGGACATAGTTCTGTGTCTCCGGCTTTAATGCCCTGGTATCCTCAATTTCCCAGTAGTCAGCAGAGCCTGTTCGTTCAATTGCCTTCTTAACCTTGCCGCTACCTGCATTGTATGAGGCAAGTGCAAGCGGCCAGTCGCCAAACGTGTTGTAAAGATCCTTTAGATGTCTTGCCGCCGCCCTCGTTGATTTTACAGGATCTCTCCTCTCATCCACCCATTTATTTACCTTTAACCCGTACATAGCCCCTGTTGATGCCATGAACTGCCACATACCTGCGGCCTGTTTTGGTGACCTCGCGTTTACATTGAAACCGCTCTCTATTAAAGGAAGTAATGCCAAATCTTCCGGTATCCCCTCTTCCCTAAGAATATCCTTAACAAAAGGGATATACGGCCCTGCCTGATTAAGCCATGCCTGAAAGATTGAATGACCTCTCTTTGTGGTAAAGAAATCAATATAAGAAGATACTTTCGTAATAACAGGGTTCGATGAGTCATTGTCCTGTTCAGTAGAAAATTCTCGTAGCTCACCCCCATCCCCCGATAAATACTTCGGGGGCAAGCTCTGACCCTCCCCCCTCAATGGGGAGGGGATTTTCATTGCCGACTGTTCACCTTCTTCATGCTCATCTTCAGTTAAGGGAGGGGGGATAAAGTCCGTTTCCTCGCCGCTCGTTTTTTCTTCGGGTCTCCCCACCTCTTGCGGGAGGGGATTTAGGGAAGGGGTAGCAATGATTATTTTTTCTTCCGGCAAATGGATAAATATACTACTATCTATTGAATTGAAATATGATATTAATAAAGATGCATCTAACGCAGATGCCTCATGAATGTTAAGGAATGAAAAAAATATTGATATGAAAAAAAAGACACCTATCCCTGCTTTTATACCCACCGCTTTAACCATAATTGTTGCATTATAATTTTTAAAGACAGTCATTGCAAGTATTTTTATCCGAATGTCCCCCTCCGGCGGGGTTGGAAAACCCCGCCTATCCATATCTACGAGGATAGGCGTGACTTTCCTGTCCCGCTGATTTTCATGGCCCTTTGTGAAGCCTCGGTTCATGGGAGTTCACCTTTTAATTATTCTGGTATAAAAATTGCGTTTTTAAAAAGTTCTATGAAAGGTGATGGATTCGACTATTACGGCGACTCATTTGACACCAATGGGTTCTTTGATCGTAGAAAAAAGACCTTTACTAACAGGGCAAGACGTCAGTTGAATAATTACTGGCTAATCCCTGTATTCCTTCTTTACTTGGAATTTTTTGCAACTGTCTTCCCGCCTTTCAATTCTCCAATAAACAATCTTAAAGAGAGGAACCTCAATTTCCTGAAGGGGCCTGTAGTATTCTATAATCTGCTTACAACAGATTTCCCCTACGGATTGATAGGCCATTTCAAAGAGATTGCTATTGTTAAAAAGTATACATTTAACATAGACCAGACACCTTCCGGTGATATCCTGAAGGCACTGGAAGATAAGGATACTGTCACGCATATCTACAGACGGGTCGTCCAGTCACGGGAACTGAATAATACAGAAATCGGCGGGATTGCATTTATGGAATATACATCTAAGGGGCCTAAAATCAGGTTACATGAGATACCCTCTAAGAATAAGGTCTTTTCTGACGAACTTCATAAGTTTGAAGACTCCCCTGTTTCGGACTTCCTATCTTTTATTCAGAAGAGTGATAGCCGTGAGGTTTTAATAAATGTCGGGATTGATGAACGTATGATTGAT of the Nitrospirota bacterium genome contains:
- a CDS encoding endonuclease III; this encodes MQDNDIHKIITILKKDVDKWSTPAVSIVAENTKDPFKVLISCIISLRTKDTTTAAASGRLFALADTPEALMSLPVEKIEEAIFPAGFYRVKAGNIIEICKRLVEDYNSIVPDDIDELLKLKGVGRKTANLVVTIGYDKDGICVDTHVHRISNRWGYIKTKTPDESEEALRKKLPRKYWKIYNDLLVTFGQNLCKPVSPICSECNIVKYCARIGVKTFR
- a CDS encoding MFS transporter, whose protein sequence is MENNSTDSKSLSYAIKDGVYFATMVGIGESYISPFAIFLQATNSQIGFLASIPPLLGALVQLISINILNRIRNRLTIMLIGVISQALTWIPILLLPFLFRPYAAYLLILCVTIYFAGGNLGTPPWNSLMGDIVPERTRSTYFGYRNKIMSIFTLGSLVIGGGILHITEKSGASWVWIGFSILFFIALIARLMSAYSLSKIINPPYDVDGKDDFGVVEFLAGFRHSSFVRFVVYVGLMHFSVMMAGPFFSVFMLRDLHFSYLQFMTVSATAVLIQFLTLHNWGKFGDKFGNRKILEITGFTLPVVPVLWLFSSHFYYILMVQMLAGLSWAGFSLSMGNFIYDSIPSPKLAKSFAIFNVLIAVGTFAGAISGGWLSSYLPVSISISNIRISMTSNLQWLFLSSGVLRLCMALIFLPTIKEIKKVEPITIKQLVFRVTSLRPISGLRFDVFTGNPKGKNKTDKE
- a CDS encoding transglycosylase SLT domain-containing protein translates to MNRGFTKGHENQRDRKVTPILVDMDRRGFPTPPEGDIRIKILAMTVFKNYNATIMVKAVGIKAGIGVFFFISIFFSFLNIHEASALDASLLISYFNSIDSSIFIHLPEEKIIIATPSLNPLPQEVGRPEEKTSGEETDFIPPPLTEDEHEEGEQSAMKIPSPLRGEGQSLPPKYLSGDGGELREFSTEQDNDSSNPVITKVSSYIDFFTTKRGHSIFQAWLNQAGPYIPFVKDILREEGIPEDLALLPLIESGFNVNARSPKQAAGMWQFMASTGAMYGLKVNKWVDERRDPVKSTRAAARHLKDLYNTFGDWPLALASYNAGSGKVKKAIERTGSADYWEIEDTRALKPETQNYVPKFMAAVILAKNPDDFGFTITDGPAIKYDVIEVPGGIDLNSITKISDADYEELRKLNPELKSQITPSVEIYYTLRVPEGAGPSIVETYNKLPLSKRGVYREYRVRKGDTVSKIAKKYRVDKSTIRNANNLNKKYRIKPGDYIVVPLIPSLRESDMKLIATSEFLSDII